The genomic segment ttCAAAACTATTATGAGTCTTTTTGTGTAGCTTccaagaaggagagagagagaaaggtggTGTGTGGCTGCCATttttagagaaagagagagggatgTGGGTGTGTGGTGTTGTAAACCAAGATAGAGAGAGAATAGGAAGAGTTGGGTGCAAAAataatgagaggggtatttttggaaacaaGGGAAAGAATAGCACTAAAATGAAATATGAATATaccaagagattttttttttttttaattagaagCCCCTATGATGCATAGAAACTGAAATTTCCCTAATGAATTGTTGGTTGGCACGTATACTTGTGGTCTTGTCTTCTTTAAATTCTCAACTCTGCAAGCTTACTTATTACAGGTTGATCTGACTGTGGAACTTCTGGAGGATCTTTTGGGTACAATCCAGGTATTCTTGCAATTCTCTACCAGCAAAACAAATATTTTTGTGGCTTGTGTTCATGTTTTGTCTCAACTTGCTGAAAGCTATAAAAATGCTGTCTAATACCTAAAATTCAAACGTctttaaaagaaatatcaaataaAAACCTATtaaaaagagaaataaaaattTGGCTATACCTATTCACTTGGATCTATATTGTACAGATATTGAAGTTATATAAGCTTTCATTTTCTCAATTAAGGGTAATTAAGTACTCTCTTCCCATTACACTGCATCAGTTATTAACTTATTAGAGTTATTGGTGGATATGTTATTCCTGGCTGAGTGTGCTCTCTTGCTTTATTTAGACACAGTACTTGTTCTTCTATTTGACATGTCATGTGCTTTAGGGTGCTAAACATTCTCTGGCTCGTGCTCGTGCTGCTTTAAAATATATTGTGCTGGCTATTTCTGGTCATATGGATGACATTCTGGGAAAGTATAAGGTAAAGTTTCTTGCTTTGGTGATTTGTCTCAGAAAAAATGTAAAGAATAAAAGAATTAGTCAATGTGTACTCTTAATGTATGGTATCTAAGGACATGTTTTGGCAAAGGGATTATATTTATCTGGCtgaaaaacaatttttttttaaatgcatacTATTGGGAAGCTCTCCTGTGTGACAGTGATACGATCCTTAACAAGTAGAATTTCTTGGTATTGGTAAAACAGCGCTTTTATGTAGATATTGCAAAATGGTGATGTTAGtttgttgttctgtcattgtttCAGGAAGTCAAGCATAAGATTCTCTTTCTTGTGGAGATGCTAGAGCCGTTTATTGATCCTGCCATTGCTTCATTTAAGAGCACAATTTCCTGTGGAGATCTCTCTTCCACTTATCCTGAAAAACAAGAAAGCAATTGTGTGATTGCTCTCAATGTGATTCGTACAGCAGTACAAAAGCCATCAGTTTTACCTTCTTTGGAATCTGAATGGAGGCGTGGCTCAGTTACTCCTAGGTAATATAATTCATGTGGTCATGCTATCTAGTTTCCTAGTTTTCTTAAGATTGAAAAATGTCTTGTGAGAACTTAATTTAGAGAATCGTTCTCAGAAACCATTAATAGTTTTAGCTTAAGCATTGTGAAACCTCTTCTACCCCTAGAGCAACAATTGATGAAGAAAAAGGGAGAGAACAGGGTATCCACTCTGCAAAGTTATAATGGAGAATTTAATGATTTTCCTCTTAATTTCTCTTAGATGGTTATTAACGTTTCTAAAAAGAGTTTTAGTTTTGTACTTTTGgtgatttttcttttttctatttctttGGGAGGATATCTTATtctcctccccccccccccccacccatTCACCCACGTAATCCCTTTTTCAATCAATAAAAATTATTGTTTTCTATAAAAGAAAACAACAGAGCAACCTAACTgcatttaatcaaagaaagacAGAAACTCCCTAAGACAATTAATGTTCTTATATGGAACTCATCTTGAGTATTTATTTCTTATTGCAGTGTTCTTCTGGCAATACTGGAACCTCGCATGCAATTACCTCCTGAAATAGACATTTGCACCTCTATTTTGAAGCCGTTAGAACTTGAATCTTCAAGTGGTTTATCTTTTTCTAGTACTCCTTGCCATGGGGTAGTTTCTTTAAAATCAAACAACCAAGATGAACTTGATGCAAAAACAGGTGTCAGTGATAGCGCTACTAAGATGGATGTTTTTGAAGATGTCAATATTCTCTTTGCTCCAATAGAACTACGTAGCATGTCACTTACAAATATATATAGTGATTTGAATGAGTGTACCTCTGGCTCTAACATCGGGGGTGTCAGTTTAGAAGCAAAGCTGGAGGCTGAAAAAATCTTTCCCAAGCAGTCTCATGTTGACTTGATAATAGATACAGGTTTCAATGCCGAATACTTCAACTTACAAGCAGATTACTTTCAACTTATAAACTATCAAGATTGTGAGCTTAGAGCATCCGAGTTTCGGCGTTTGGCCTTAGATTTTCATTCCCAAGACGAGATTACAATGGAGAGCCATGATGCAGCAATAGATGCTTTGCTCTTGGCTGCTGAATGCTATGTCAACCCCTTTTTTATGATGACCTTCAAGAATGGGCCAAAGTTGAAGAACCAGATCAACATCAAGGAGACTAGAGCTCTAAAAGAACATGAGTTTCAGTTTAGAAAAGTCTCTGGAAAGTCTAGAACCGACTTAAAAACAATAGCTCTACTTGAAAAGAAAAGAGATAAAATTGTTCTCCAAATTTTGCTTGAGGCTGCTGAATTAGACAGGAAATTTCAGGAAAATATATCTGGTGGCGAAGATTATTCGTGTTATGATGGTATATCTGATGAACAAGTTGTGAACTTGTCTCCACTTGACACACAGGATGTGGATGCCATCACATTGGTTCGACAAAATCAAGCTCTGTTGTGCAACTTTTTAATTGAAAGGCTGAGAAGAGAACATCACTCATTGCATGAAATTCTTTTGCAGAGTCTTGTTTTTTTGTTGCACTCAGCCACGAAGCTATATTGCAGTGCTGATCATGTGATTGATATTATAGTACGATCTGCTGAGTACTTAAATGGGATGTTAACATCCCTTTATCACCAATTAAAAGAAGGAAAACCTAATTTGGAGCCAGAAACAATACATGGGATACAACGCCGATGGATACTCCTTCAGAGATTGGTAGTTGCTTCAAGCTGTGGTGATGAAGGGGCAGGATTTGCTATCAATAAGAACAATGGTTTCAGTTATACAAATTTGATTCCACCTTCAGCCTGGACAAATAGAATCTCTTCATTTTCTAGATGTAAATCTCCTCTTGTTCGGTTTCTTGGCTGGATGGCAGTATCTCGTAATGCAAGGCAGTATATACGGGACCAAATTTTCCTTGCTTCTGATCTGCAACAGCTGACAAATTTGCTATCCATATTTGTTGATGAGCTTGCTGTAGTGGATAGTTTTATCAATCATGGATATGAAAATGTGAAGTTAGAAGAATCTGGCAATCAACGACTTGAATACCAATCTTTTCATTCTTTCCATGTTATTTACCCTGATCTATACAAGTTCTTTCCTAGTATGAAAAACCAGTTTGGAGGTTTTGGGGAAACCATTTTGGAGGCTGTTGGCTTGCAGTTGAGATCTCTTCCTTCCACTGTCGTGCCAGATATTTTATGTTGGTTCTCTGAGTTGTGCTTGTGGCCGTTTTATCATGTGGATCAAATGACTTCACAAAGTAGTTATGATTATTTGAAAGGTTACATTGCAAAGAATGCTAAGGTGGTTGTCCTTTATGTACTAGAAACTATCATAACAGAGCACATGGAAGCTATGGTGCCTGAGATCCCTAGAGTAGTGCAAGTGCTTCTGTCCCTTTCTAAAGCTTCATATTGTGACGTTTCATTTATTGATTCTGTTTTGTGTTTGTTGAAGCCAATCATTTCGTATACCTTAAGTAAGGTGTCTGATGAGGAAAGGTTATTACACGATGACTCCTgccttaattatgaatcattgtGCTTTGATGAACTTTTCAATAACATTAGATCTGATGGAAATCAGGACAGAACTACTGAAGAAATGTACAGTAGAGGATTGACAATTTTTATTTTGGCTTCTGTTTTTCCTGATTTGTCTATTCAGCGTAGAAGGGAGATGCTGCAGTCCTTGTTGTCTTGGGCTAACTTTACTGCATTCGAACCAACAAGTTCTTTCTATGATTATCTTTTTGCATTCCAGAATGTTATGAAAAGTTGCAAACTTTTGTTAGTTCAGATGTTACAGTTATTTGGTGCTATTCCACTTCAGCCATCGACTGGTAGACTCCCAGATGACAGCTTGGATTCACATTTAGGGTTTTTAAGTGATGTCTACCAAAACTCATTGAACAAAGCCCCTATTAAGTTGGAGGATAGCAGTGATGCTGCAAATGTAAATCAGAAAGTTCTCGATTTATCCACCGAGGAAATTGAAGAATTTTCTAAAGACTTAGAGGTTCTCATTATTAAACTTAACCCAGCAATTGATTCATGTTGGAATCTTCATCATCAACTGGCTAAGAAGCTTACAATTACATCAGCAGAATGTTTCATTTACTTGAGGTGTTTGTCATCAGTTGCACAAAAAGCTGATGATGTGCAAGACATTGACAGTGAAACCTCTAGTACATCCAAGTCAGTTGACCATTTCCTTGTTCATTGGAGGGTTGGTCTTGAAGGAATTTCTGAAACCATTCTGACCCTTCAAGAAAAGGGTTGCTGGGAAGTTGCATCTGTGATGCTCGATTGTCTACTTAGAGTACCCCATTGTTTTGTGCTGAGTGATGTCATTGGTTTTATTTGTTCTGCCATAAAAAGTAATTCATGCAGTGCACCAAAAATTGCTTGGCGTTTGCAGACAGAGAAATGGTTATCGATCTTACTGGCTAGAAATCTCCATGCCGTTAATGAATGTGAGGCTTCTCTGGTTAATTTGTTCTGTACACTGTTGGGTCATCGTGAGCCTGAGCAACGATTCATAGCACTTCAACTCTTAGGAAAACTTGTTGGCCAAGATATGAATGGAAGAACTGACCTACAAGATTTTAGATTTTGCAACAGTCTTTCCCCTGGCTTAGTCATGTCTATTCCTGAGTCTGCAATTACCTATTTGGTATCAAGTACATGGGATCATGTTGTCGTGGTGGCGTATTCTGACGTGTCTTCACATCTGAGGAACTGTGCAATGGCCCTTCTTGTACAATATGTCCCATTTGCTCGTAGGCACCAATTACAATCTTTCCTAGCAGCAGCAGATAGTGTTCATGGGCTGGGAAAGCTTGGTCAACCAACTTGTGAGGGCCCCTTGCTACGACTCTCATTGGCACTTATTGCTGCCGCTTGTCTGTACAGCTCTCCTGAAGATATTTCTTTGATTCCTCAAAATGTTTGGACAGATATTGAGACTTTAGGATTGTCGAAATCTGGTATagctcttttatttatttgtttacttTGTATGTATTAATGCACTTGTATGTGTATCCATGCACTATTATATCTAGACTATTCTACTTCGTTTTGCAGAAGGCAGGATTGGAGATCTTGAGAAAAGAGCATGCCAAATTCTGTGTAGATTAAAAAATGACGAGGTTGAAGCTAAAGAGGTATGCAGTACGTAGAGacataagttttaattttttattttttttccctgAGTTAAATTTAAGTAAAATTGAAAGTTTTACTTCTAACTGTTGTTTATTGATTGAACACCATTTAAGGCTCTAAAGGAAGTACTATCTGCAAGCTCTTCAAAACAATTCAACCCAGATTTTGTGAGTACTCGGGAAGCAATTCTTCAGGTTAGAAGCATTGTAAACTTAATTCATTGAAATTCACAACACATGCTTGTATTGACTATAAAATTGTAACTTGtgtattgtattgtatttttCTTACTGTAGCTATCTAGTAGGATAACTTTTCTTTTGAATATAGTTCACCACTATGCTCTTTGGTTTATTGATGAAAAGGGGTTTGTGGGTGTTTCATTTTCTGATCTGGAGTGGGGAGTCTTTCTTTTGAATTTTTGGAATTCTAAccttgagggtcaacatttttaTTCATTAAGACCTTGTTGTGAAAATATGAGTCAGAGGTCAGAAAGACCTTCTCTCAAAATCAATTATAACCCTCACTTTTGGCGGAGGAATACCGTGGAAACAAAAATAAGACAAAAACAAAGCCCTAGAAAAACCAGAACAAAAAGTTTAAGACCACAAATACATCCATTCCCTACAAAGATCCAAAAAGAAAACATCTTCAAATCCTTTCGACCTATAAACCTAGGTAGCCACCCAGAATCTTATTTTATCCCAAAGGGAATCAACAGAACAAGAGGACTCATCAAAGATCTTGCTATTTCTTTCCAACCAAATAACCCAGAAAGTTTCCATGACTGTACTTTGCCAAAGACGAGCCATTCTTTTCTCTCCCTTTAGTTGACACAAGAACAGTTGCGAACACGAAGAAGGCATACACCAAGATACCCCAAACTCTTTTAACACTTTACTCCACAAAGCCGCGGAGAAAGAGCAATCAAGGAAAAGATGGGTAATTGATTCACCATTGTTTTTCTAGCAAACACACCAACTTGGTGACAAATATTGAAAATGTCTTCTTCTCTGCAAAATGTCGAAGACACTTAATTTATTCGAAAATAACAGCCAGCCAAACACTTTCACTTTGTAAGGGACCACACTCTTCCATAACCTCTTAGACCAAGGTAACTCTGGACCTAAATTAGCGCAGGACAAATTATGAAAGGCAGTCTTGCAGTTGAAAACTCCACAATTGTCTGGAATCCAAATCCTCTTATCCTCCAAGATCGGGGGTAAATCCACAAACTTAATCAAATTTAACAGCTCAATCAAACTAGGAATCTCCCTATCAAAAAGATTCCTTCTGAATCGAAAGTCCCAGCAAAGGCCGCTCGAACTGTTGACCTCCTCCCCCACTACCAAGTCCTAATCAAATAATTTTTGGCCTCCGTTACCCTGAATAGATTTGGGCATTTCAATTTGAAAGAGGACTCACCAATCCAAACATCCTCCCAAAAACGATCTTGTCTCCCCTTCCAACTTTAAAATAGACCAAGCTTCTATACTCATACAAAGTCGAGATGTCTCTCCAAGGGCCACGAACCGAAAATCTTCCTCCAACATTAGTATCCCATTGGCCCCCATCACTCCCATATTTGCTTCTGACCACCCTATGCCACAAAGAAGTACTCTCCATAGGAAACCGCCACAACCACTTGAAGAGAAAAGCCTTATTCCGCAATGCTAAATTTCCAATACCCAAGCCCTCGTGACTACGTGATTTACATACTTCGTGCCAAAATACCAAGTGGTCTGCCCCTGACTGTTCCGCCCCTTCCCACAAGAAATCCCGCATCAGCTTTTCAATAATCCCCACCACACTCTTAGGGATACAGAACAACGACAAATAAAAAACAGGGATTGAAGACAAAACCGACTGAATAAGAGTCAACCTACCACCTCTAGACAAAAAAACACTCTTCCAAGATTCCAAACGATTAGCACATTTCGAGATAACAGGCTCCCAAAATCCCTTGGAACGATGAGAGTCCCCCAAAGGAAGACCCAAATACTGAATAGGCCACTGTCCCACCTGACAACCTATCTCTTTTGCTTGCCGCTCCACGACCTCCTCGTTCAAATTGATCCCCAACAATTGACATTTCTGCAGATTGATAGATAAACCAGACACCACACTGAACACCTTGAGAATATCCAAAAGTACAACCAAAGACTCCTCATCGTTCACAAAAAAAATCGTATCATAGTCAAACTGAAGATGACTGACATCCACCTAATCCTTTCCTACTGAAAAACCTCTAAAAGCTGAATTACTTTTAGCCGCATCAATCATTCTTCCCAGAACATCTGCTACTAGAGTGAACAAGAACGGGGATAAGGAATCCCCTTGCCGCAGACCCCTTGAACCTTTGAACTTACCCCTTGGACGACCatttaaaaatattgaaaaagAAGTGGAGGAGAGACAACCACGAATCCACCTTCTCCAGAGATCTCCAAACCCTTTCTTTTTCATTACTAAATCCAGGAATCCCCAATCCACGCAATCATAAGCCTTAGTGAAATCAATTTTGAAAACCCAACCCTTCCTACCCTTTCTCCTGTACTCCTCTACTGCCTCATTTGCGATCAAAACTGTATCCAGAATTTGCCTACCTTCTACAAAAGCTCCTTGCGATTCCGCAATTGTGTTTGAAAGAACCCCCCTAAGTCTATAAGCCAACACCTTTGATTTTACTTTGTAAAGACTAGTCACCAGGCTAATAGGCCTATAATCCCTCACGCGGAAGCTATTTAATGTCTTAGGAATAAGACAAATGAACGTTTCATTGGTCCTCCCATGAATGATTCTGTCGTTGAAAAAATCTTGAAAGACTGCGAGAAGATCATTTTTGATAACATCCCAATTATTCTGATACACAGCCATGGAGAAACCATCCGGCCCCGGGGACTTAGATCCATCACAAGCGAAAACTGCTTGTTTGATTTCATCTTCCTCGAAAGGCCGCTCTAAAAAGGAAGCCATAACTGCTGAGATCGGTGACCACGAAATGCCCTCCACTCCAATCCATTCTCTGGGGACCGCTGAATACAAAGCAGAATAGAAACCCAAAATAGCCTTTTCAATATCCTCATCTTCAACCCAAATAGTACCATCTTCTTCCTCAATCCTAGAGATAAAGTTCCTCGCTTTCCGCGCACCGAGGATGCTATGGAAAAGTTTGGAATTAACATCCCCTTCCTTGGCCCATTGACACTTCACTTTAAACCAACCACCTCTTTCCTCCTCAAAGACAATCTGCTGCCATTCTTCCTTTACCTTAGAACGCTCCTTTCGAAAATGGTCGTTCCACGATCCCCCCTCCTCTAATCTGTCTAAATCAAGCAACCTTCTTTCGAGCGCAAATTTTTGCACTTTCCTAGCCTCAAAGACCTCCCGACTCCACTTCTTTATTTATCTCGGACCATTGCAAGCTTAGACATAAAGTGACAACCCGGCCAACCATGCACTTTAGCCGACTCCCACCACTTCTTGAAATAGCTAGAGAACTCCTTATGCTCCAGCCATGAATTATCAAAGCGGAAAGGAGCGGGACCCCAAGGAGGGCTCGTATCTAACACCACCGAACTATGATCAGAAACTATTCGAACCATAACTTCCTGGCGAACGAAGGAGTAAAGTCCTGACCAAGAGAGAGTATGCAGGAATCTATCCAATCTACTACAAACAGGCTTAAGTCTAAAATTTGACCACGTGAGCCGCCCATTTTGCAGTTTAGGGTCAACCAAGTTTAACTCTCTAATCAAAGCATCAAACTTCTTCATACTCCATGTATTTGACTTGCTATTCAGTTTCTCATCAACCCTCCTAACCACATTAAAATCTCCCCCAACGCACCAATTATTACCACAAATAGCACTCAAACCAGCTAATTCATCCCAAAAAATTGCTCTCTTACCATGCACTACCGGTCCATAAACACCTGAGAGCCACCACGGATCCTTCCCTTCAGCCTTCAAGAAAATAGAAACGGAGAAATCCCCAACTAACGAATCAATAACGGAAACACTCCTTGTATCCCAGACCACCAAAGTACCTCCTGATCGACCAATCGCCTCTTGCAGAATCCAACCTTTAAACCTAGATCTCCAAATACTTCCAATGAACCTCCTATCTATAGACGCCTTTTTAATCTCTTGAAGAATAATAATATCTGGATTAACTTTGCATATTAACTCCTTAATCGCTTTACGTTTTTCTTTGGAACCACAACCCCTCACATTCCAAGAAAGAATCTTCATAAGTCCAAATTATACCCCCCAACATTCCTCTTTCTTTTGTCATAGTTGACATTAAAGCTGAGCTTCCGTAATTCGCGGCAACTTTTCTTAGACTTACAGAACCCCCTTTATCTACCTTTTCCAAGACACCAGGAATGATCGAGATACCAAGAGACTGCATGGAATTAATAAGTCTAAGAGACTCAAACAAACTCTTGTCCTCCATTTCCGCGGAGGTGCCCAAAGCTACTGAATTTTCCTGTGTCGTCTCTTCCACCAGTACCTCATTCATGTTCTCCTGAGTAGAGCCTTCCTCCAGTGCCTCACCCTTGACCTCATCGCCAAGCAAGTCATTTTCTTTACTAATATTTTCCTCCCACAAACTTCTTATTTGTAATCCTATATCATCCCCGTCCACATTTCCATCATTGGAAAGAACATCGATAAATTCTTCTTCTGAGCTTCCAGAATCAAGCTCTTCAACCACTGGATAAATAAAATTATCCTCCTCCAAAACAGGGTCAGAGAAAGACAAGGCCCATCCCTCTTCCTCTTCTGAGACAGGACTTACTGTGCTCCTTTGAGAAGTTTTGCGAGAATACACCTTCCAGCCATTCAAGTCTGCTTCAAATTGTGAATCATTGTCCTCTGTACTTTTCAACAAGACACAGTGTTTACCAGACTGGGTCATCCTGAACGAATCATTCCAGTAATTTATTTGTCCATGAGAGAATCTACCCCTTCCCAATGGATTAAAACCCCGGTGAAGTCTAAAACAGTTAGAAAAAAGAGGCCCAGCAACAATTTCATGGCCCAGAAAATTAAAGCCCAACCTTGGATTGAAGAGAGCCCTTATTCTTAAATCAACTTTGAACAAACAAGGCCCATCAACCTTAAAAACTGAGATCCAGCCCAAATCCTTGGTCAAGAGAGAGACTTTTAAACCCTCCATTTGCCACGTGAAAAAGgaaatctttttctttttaaaaactGAACACGTGTCTTGCTTTTCTGAATTTTTAAAAGATAAGTCTGACTTTAATCTTTTAAAAATCTCCTTTAATGACATGCACCCGTTACGTGATCCCTGGGATTCTGCCAAGAGAGGCACCTCTAACTGCTCTGCATTAAAAACTCCCGTATCACCGCCGACAACCGTAACTCCTCCCCTAACACCAGCGGCTTCCTCCCTAGACTCCATTATACCACGACCGAAGCCCTTTGAGACCGTCGCACTGAGCTTCGCTGGGCGTTTCTGACCACTGAAAGACTTCGAAGGGAATTTCCTCATCCACACTTGTCTGGAATGCTTAGGGCGCTTCCCTTCAACGGGTAGGCTTCTAAACAGTCTCAGGGATAAAGTTTCCCCATCGACTGGAACTGTAATGCAGCTGGGAATGAAGCCAAAGTCATCCCAACCAATTTGAGGCGAGCACGGCAATGATTCTTCCCTTTTAACGTATCTCCATCTATTTCTAATAACCCTCCACAGATTGTCCCAACCATCTCAAAAACCTGAAAGTTCCACAAATTCAGAGGAATTCCTTCAATATCGATCCACTCATATTTACATGATATTTTCCTTTCCATCGACTGATCGCCCAACACCATTTGACAAAAGAAACTGAAGTGAGTCCAGGAATGTTGACCGATCCACAGGAGACCAAATTCTTCTGCATATTCTCGTTTTCACACCATATTATCACCCTGTCATCTGAGAAGGAAGAGAATCTTAATTTTTGACCCACCCATTTCTGCACTCCCTCTTGAATAGACAACCAGGAGGATCGACTATCCAATCTAAACAAAAGAACAGCCAAACGCCAGTCGAGAATTTCCTCTTCCCCTGAATCATCTGATTGGCAGTCCCCCAGTTTCCTTCTATCAGTTTCGACACCCGTCTCCTTCACTGCTCTTGAAGACAAACTTGAATTCCTCTTAACAACTGAGGCCCAAGAACCTGGCTTGTCCACCCTCCCTCCAAGAGTCCCTTGATATTCAACTTTTCTCTTCCTGACCAATTGACTCAAACAGTCCACTAAACCTCTCCATCCTTTGCTGAACTTCTCCTGAGGAATGATGATCGAATTAAAAGCACTGTTTTTTAAAACTGAAATCTTCCTTTGACATTCTCTACACACTCCAACAGAACCCTCAAGAAATGATTCCTGAAGGTTCTCCTCCGAAAACCAGAAAGATTAGCTCTAGCACCTAGCGCCCCTTCCACCTCTTCTAACAGCCACAAAGAGGCGTCTAAAGACAACGAAATCTCGAAGCTTGAAACCCTTGTCCTTCCACAGATTCGAATAGAACCACCATCCCTAGAAAGGGTCAACATAAAAACCTTATGAGCCGTACTGAAGCTCCAATATTTTTGACCAGACACCGAATTGGGGCTTACCAAATGAGAATTTTGACCAAATCCAGTGGGGAAATGGACAACTTTCCTCCCATAACCAAAGGGATAATGGTGCCCACTAG from the Humulus lupulus chromosome X, drHumLupu1.1, whole genome shotgun sequence genome contains:
- the LOC133804752 gene encoding uncharacterized protein LOC133804752 isoform X2 yields the protein MMATTKSAGSVSDSEVSRNSQPSSALTVSSNFEPRRLRSAPFFLSTSSSMVFRPDLIFMLLRKAYKDSDLGIVCRTASRILQKLLEPLTVQETSASPSEATSGDESYKSDLLYPVLLLDYSNLFGEEFHLPDDQWDSNYLNILDLGAVEEGILHVLFACASQPILCSKLAGSSSEFWSALPLVQALLPALRPLVSSPSEMVDDNFSQWRQPIVQQALSQIVITSSSSLYRPLLYACAGYLSSFSQSHSKAASVLIDLCCSVLAPWMTQVIAKVDLTVELLEDLLGTIQGAKHSLARARAALKYIVLAISGHMDDILGKYKEVKHKILFLVEMLEPFIDPAIASFKSTISCGDLSSTYPEKQESNCVIALNVIRTAVQKPSVLPSLESEWRRGSVTPSVLLAILEPRMQLPPEIDICTSILKPLELESSSGLSFSSTPCHGVVSLKSNNQDELDAKTGVSDSATKMDVFEDVNILFAPIELRSMSLTNIYSDLNECTSGSNIGGVSLEAKLEAEKIFPKQSHVDLIIDTGFNAEYFNLQADYFQLINYQDCELRASEFRRLALDFHSQDEITMESHDAAIDALLLAAECYVNPFFMMTFKNGPKLKNQINIKETRALKEHEFQFRKVSGKSRTDLKTIALLEKKRDKIVLQILLEAAELDRKFQENISGGEDYSCYDGISDEQVVNLSPLDTQDVDAITLVRQNQALLCNFLIERLRREHHSLHEILLQSLVFLLHSATKLYCSADHVIDIIVRSAEYLNGMLTSLYHQLKEGKPNLEPETIHGIQRRWILLQRLVVASSCGDEGAGFAINKNNGFSYTNLIPPSAWTNRISSFSRCKSPLVRFLGWMAVSRNARQYIRDQIFLASDLQQLTNLLSIFVDELAVVDSFINHGYENVKLEESGNQRLEYQSFHSFHVIYPDLYKFFPSMKNQFGGFGETILEAVGLQLRSLPSTVVPDILCWFSELCLWPFYHVDQMTSQSSYDYLKGYIAKNAKVVVLYVLETIITEHMEAMVPEIPRVVQVLLSLSKASYCDVSFIDSVLCLLKPIISYTLSKVSDEERLLHDDSCLNYESLCFDELFNNIRSDGNQDRTTEEMYSRGLTIFILASVFPDLSIQRRREMLQSLLSWANFTAFEPTSSFYDYLFAFQNVMKSCKLLLVQMLQLFGAIPLQPSTGRLPDDSLDSHLGFLSDVYQNSLNKAPIKLEDSSDAANVNQKVLDLSTEEIEEFSKDLEVLIIKLNPAIDSCWNLHHQLAKKLTITSAECFIYLRCLSSVAQKADDVQDIDSETSSTSKSVDHFLVHWRVGLEGISETILTLQEKGCWEVASVMLDCLLRVPHCFVLSDVIGFICSAIKSNSCSAPKIAWRLQTEKWLSILLARNLHAVNECEASLVNLFCTLLGHREPEQRFIALQLLGKLVGQDMNGRTDLQDFRFCNSLSPGLVMSIPESAITYLVSSTWDHVVVVAYSDVSSHLRNCAMALLVQYVPFARRHQLQSFLAAADSVHGLGKLGQPTCEGPLLRLSLALIAAACLYSSPEDISLIPQNVWTDIETLGLSKSEGRIGDLEKRACQILCRLKNDEVEAKEALKEVLSASSSKQFNPDFVSTREAILQVMANLTSVKSYFDFFSNKVDQEEMEMEEAEIELDILKKEQALQKSSNDSKEEFPSLTSTVKDDSRLKQIKESICSLEKLKLREDIAVRRQRKLLTRHTRQKYLEEAAAQEAELLQELDRERAAEAEKEIERQRLLELERAKTRELRHNLDMEKERQTQRELQRELEQAESGVRPSRREFSSFAHSGRPRERYRERDNGRAGNEGSTRTSTSGSLQLDTNSSMVAMPTVVLSGSRQFSGQLPTILQSRDRVDECGSSYEENIDGSKDSGDTGSVGDPDLDGQLGGFGSSQRHGSRGSKSRQVVERREQRGDGRREGKWERKH